From Halalkalicoccus sp. CG83, one genomic window encodes:
- a CDS encoding helix-turn-helix domain-containing protein, with protein sequence MASVAEFRLPTEEFCLAETVPITDASFEFVGIIAHDADRVLPLVRATGDERALADLDGLLETDPTLESVECIAAMNESRVYRTRWIESIETAVDLILEAGTTVLEANTVDDQWRLRALFPDRESLSQTYERCEEHGLSMTVDRIYGFDDDSHQQFGLTGQQRETMLAALEHGYYDVPRESSLTDLAETLDISHQALSERLRRGHGNLVKHALGASDDDDDAEIPFAAESEGSIAASED encoded by the coding sequence GTGGCCTCGGTAGCGGAGTTTCGTCTGCCGACGGAGGAGTTTTGTCTGGCGGAGACGGTGCCGATCACGGATGCGTCCTTCGAGTTCGTTGGAATCATCGCTCACGATGCCGACCGCGTACTGCCGCTGGTTCGTGCGACCGGCGACGAACGGGCGCTCGCCGACCTCGACGGACTGTTGGAGACCGATCCGACGCTCGAGTCGGTCGAGTGCATCGCGGCGATGAACGAGAGCCGGGTCTATCGGACGAGATGGATCGAGTCGATCGAGACGGCGGTCGATCTCATCCTCGAGGCGGGGACGACGGTCCTGGAGGCGAACACCGTCGACGACCAGTGGCGCCTTCGGGCGCTGTTTCCCGACCGCGAGTCGCTCTCGCAGACCTACGAGCGCTGTGAGGAACACGGACTCTCGATGACGGTCGACCGGATCTACGGGTTCGACGACGACTCCCACCAGCAGTTCGGACTGACCGGCCAGCAGCGCGAGACGATGCTCGCGGCGCTCGAACACGGCTACTACGACGTCCCGCGCGAGTCGAGTCTGACCGACCTCGCGGAGACGCTCGACATCTCACACCAGGCGCTCTCCGAGCGGCTCCGACGCGGCCACGGAAACCTCGTCAAACACGCGCTCGGCGCGAGCGACGACGACGACGACGCGGAGATCCCGTTCGCGGCCGAAAGCGAGGGGTCGATCGCGGCGAGCGAGGACTGA
- a CDS encoding phosphoadenosine phosphosulfate reductase family protein, which yields MTGFPDYLDVDYEDGEGESPEDYPTLDAKIEKAIEVTRRGLEQYRNPAVAWTGGKDSTLVLYFVLEVAEEYELEVPPAVFIDHFEHFPDVLEFVERWADEWGLELIHARNEDFARLDARPGDEIPIEELSEATRRELRERLEYEGETLRFSADSYEGNHLLKTVAFNESVREHGFDGVFSGVRWDEQEARADETFFSPRHDPDRYPPHDRIHSILQFDEAAVWEAMWNHVVPDTVPAYPDEGYVPRGYDDLPEGTTPADLPVSPKYFEGFRSLGSEHGSARSDDRPAWLQDLEGTTERAGRAQDKEDLMGRLRDLGYM from the coding sequence ATGACCGGCTTCCCCGACTACCTCGACGTCGACTACGAGGACGGCGAGGGCGAGAGTCCCGAGGACTACCCGACGCTCGACGCCAAGATCGAGAAGGCCATCGAGGTCACCCGCCGCGGCCTCGAACAGTACCGGAACCCGGCGGTGGCGTGGACCGGCGGGAAGGACTCGACGCTGGTGCTCTACTTCGTCCTCGAGGTCGCGGAGGAGTACGAACTCGAGGTGCCGCCGGCGGTGTTCATCGACCACTTCGAACACTTCCCCGACGTGCTCGAGTTCGTCGAGCGGTGGGCCGACGAGTGGGGCCTCGAGTTGATCCACGCGCGAAACGAGGACTTCGCCCGGCTCGACGCTCGGCCCGGCGACGAGATCCCGATCGAGGAGCTGAGCGAGGCGACCCGCCGCGAACTGCGCGAGCGCCTCGAGTACGAGGGGGAGACGCTCCGCTTCAGCGCCGACAGCTACGAGGGGAACCACCTCCTGAAGACGGTGGCGTTCAACGAGAGCGTCCGCGAGCACGGCTTCGACGGCGTCTTCTCGGGCGTTCGCTGGGACGAACAGGAGGCGCGCGCCGACGAGACGTTCTTCAGTCCGCGTCACGACCCCGATCGGTATCCCCCGCACGACCGCATCCACTCGATCCTCCAGTTCGACGAGGCCGCCGTCTGGGAGGCGATGTGGAACCACGTCGTGCCCGATACGGTGCCGGCGTATCCCGACGAGGGGTACGTCCCCCGGGGCTACGACGACCTCCCCGAGGGCACCACGCCGGCGGACCTCCCCGTCTCGCCGAAGTACTTCGAGGGCTTTCGCTCGCTCGGCAGCGAACACGGCTCGGCGAGGAGCGACGACCGACCCGCGTGGCTCCAGGACCTCGAGGGCACTACCGAGCGTGCCGGTCGCGCCCAGGACAAGGAGGACCTGATGGGGAGACTGCGCGACCTCGGCTACATGTGA
- a CDS encoding 2-oxoacid:ferredoxin oxidoreductase subunit beta has product MSSQAHFTDFKSDKRPTWCPGCGDFGTMNGMMKALANTGNSPDDTFICAGIGCSGKIGTYMHSYALHGVHGRALPVGTGVKMANPNLEVMVAGGDGDGYSIGAGHFVHAVRRNVDMTYVVMDNRIYGLTKGQFSPTSREDFETSTSPEGTQQSPVHPLALAMAAGGSFIAQSFSSDSQRHTQIIEEAIEHDGFSLVNTYSPCVTFNDVDTYDYFRDSLIDLDEENHDPNDYDQAREKIMDFDNIYQGVIYQDDDSVGYEKRLGIEEPMNDIPDGAPEGAMDLVREFY; this is encoded by the coding sequence ATGAGTTCCCAGGCACACTTCACCGACTTCAAGAGCGACAAGCGACCCACGTGGTGTCCCGGCTGCGGCGACTTCGGGACGATGAACGGCATGATGAAGGCGCTCGCCAACACCGGCAACAGCCCCGACGACACCTTCATCTGCGCTGGCATCGGCTGTTCGGGCAAGATCGGGACGTACATGCACAGCTACGCGCTCCACGGCGTCCACGGACGCGCGCTCCCCGTCGGTACGGGCGTGAAGATGGCCAACCCCAACCTCGAAGTGATGGTCGCCGGCGGCGACGGCGACGGCTACTCGATCGGCGCGGGCCACTTCGTCCACGCGGTCCGACGTAACGTCGACATGACCTACGTCGTGATGGACAACCGCATCTACGGGCTCACGAAGGGCCAGTTCTCGCCCACCTCCCGCGAGGACTTCGAGACCTCGACCTCGCCCGAGGGGACCCAGCAGTCGCCGGTCCACCCGCTCGCGCTGGCGATGGCCGCGGGCGGCAGCTTCATCGCCCAGTCGTTCTCCTCGGACTCCCAGCGCCACACCCAGATTATCGAGGAAGCGATCGAGCACGACGGTTTCTCGCTGGTCAACACCTACAGCCCCTGTGTGACGTTCAACGACGTCGACACCTACGACTACTTCCGCGACTCCCTGATCGACCTCGACGAGGAGAACCACGACCCCAACGACTACGACCAGGCTCGCGAGAAGATCATGGACTTCGACAACATCTACCAGGGCGTGATCTACCAGGACGACGACAGCGTCGGCTACGAGAAGCGCCTCGGAATCGAGGAGCCGATGAACGACATCCCCGACGGCGCGCCCGAGGGCGCGATGGACCTCGTCCGCGAGTTCTACTGA
- a CDS encoding S1C family serine protease, whose translation MPRDHRSGWQRRRLLVAIGAGTLAGTAGCLSAVDGENGGSTTESDNASGSENGSPYTRVYEETVDSVVLVRVSGEQGQERGGLGTGFVHDDYVITNQHITQGRSTVSVQFRRNDWQEASLVGEDAYADLAVLDAETPDYAGSLSFLEQYPAVGTEVVAIGNSFGLNASVSTGIVSGVHRSLRNPSGVTIPDAIQTDAAVNPGNSGGPLVNLEGAVAGVISAGGGDNIAFAVSTALARRVVPALIENGEYDAPYLGVNAVPTTPAIAEANGLEEPIGVYVNQVAPNGPAAAVLRGSTGQTTVSGTPVPTGGDVLVSLAEQRIGTPSELSSTIALDLSPEETTTATVRRDGSETTVDLTVGTRPPADASSGGGT comes from the coding sequence ATGCCCAGGGACCACCGATCGGGATGGCAGCGTCGCCGTCTGCTCGTCGCGATCGGAGCCGGCACGCTCGCCGGGACGGCGGGGTGTCTCAGTGCCGTCGACGGGGAGAACGGCGGTTCGACGACGGAGAGCGACAACGCCTCCGGCTCCGAGAACGGGAGTCCGTATACGAGGGTCTACGAGGAGACCGTCGACTCGGTCGTCCTCGTCCGGGTGAGCGGCGAGCAGGGCCAGGAGCGGGGCGGACTGGGGACGGGGTTCGTCCACGACGACTACGTGATCACCAACCAACACATCACGCAGGGTCGGTCGACGGTCTCCGTCCAGTTCAGGCGAAACGACTGGCAGGAGGCGAGCCTCGTCGGCGAGGACGCCTATGCGGATCTAGCCGTCCTCGACGCCGAGACGCCCGACTACGCCGGGTCGCTCTCGTTTCTCGAGCAGTATCCCGCCGTCGGAACCGAGGTGGTCGCGATCGGCAACTCGTTCGGGCTGAACGCCTCGGTCTCGACCGGGATCGTCAGCGGTGTGCATCGTTCGCTGCGGAACCCCTCGGGCGTGACGATCCCGGACGCGATCCAGACCGACGCCGCCGTCAACCCCGGCAACAGCGGCGGCCCGCTCGTGAACCTCGAGGGTGCGGTCGCCGGCGTGATCAGCGCGGGCGGCGGCGACAACATCGCCTTCGCCGTCTCGACGGCGCTCGCGAGGCGCGTGGTGCCCGCGCTGATCGAGAACGGCGAGTACGACGCCCCCTATCTCGGCGTGAACGCGGTCCCCACGACGCCCGCGATCGCGGAGGCGAACGGGCTCGAGGAGCCGATCGGCGTCTACGTAAACCAGGTCGCGCCGAACGGCCCGGCGGCGGCCGTGCTTCGGGGCTCGACCGGGCAGACGACCGTGAGCGGGACGCCCGTACCGACCGGCGGGGACGTCCTCGTCTCCCTCGCCGAGCAGCGCATCGGGACGCCCTCGGAGCTGTCCTCGACCATTGCGCTCGATCTCTCGCCCGAGGAAACGACGACCGCGACCGTTCGGCGGGACGGCAGCGAGACGACCGTCGACCTGACCGTGGGGACGCGGCCGCCGGCCGACGCCAGTAGCGGTGGCGGCACGTAG
- a CDS encoding DUF7110 family protein → MSGRVYQLHSTLELPLETVTDYFDSDPTLPDEIKDIDITRRNNTLVIKSVAQDGTVSKYTPTAQLKASVTETRVYEEEPETGPGAPPSWGEEEEPIPSELVEFAAFKGDRETVLQNTALQFPMFEVLCDIATLAEKGTLTAIAERDGELEATKIVDGEKRPATVEVVEGPGSEDSAPSGVNWRDNKFIT, encoded by the coding sequence ATGTCAGGGCGCGTATACCAACTTCATTCGACGCTGGAACTGCCCCTCGAAACAGTCACCGACTACTTCGATTCGGACCCGACGCTCCCCGATGAGATCAAGGACATCGACATCACGAGGCGAAACAACACCCTCGTGATCAAGTCCGTCGCGCAGGACGGAACGGTGAGCAAGTACACGCCGACCGCCCAACTGAAGGCGAGCGTCACGGAGACGCGCGTCTACGAGGAGGAGCCCGAGACGGGTCCGGGCGCGCCGCCATCGTGGGGCGAGGAGGAGGAGCCGATCCCCTCCGAGCTCGTCGAGTTCGCGGCGTTCAAGGGCGACCGCGAGACCGTCCTCCAGAACACGGCGCTCCAGTTCCCCATGTTCGAGGTGCTCTGCGACATCGCGACCCTCGCGGAGAAGGGAACGCTGACCGCGATCGCCGAGCGCGACGGCGAGCTCGAGGCGACGAAGATCGTCGACGGAGAGAAGCGCCCCGCCACCGTCGAGGTCGTCGAGGGACCGGGGTCGGAGGACTCCGCGCCGAGCGGCGTCAACTGGCGCGACAACAAGTTCATCACGTAG
- a CDS encoding aldo/keto reductase: MARSSSDDVPTADGMPMLGLGTWENEDEEECAESVRTALEMGYRHIDTAQAYGNEESVGEGIARADVPREDVFLATKVWIENLAYDDVLESTRESLEKLGTDYVDLLYVHWPAGEYDPVETFDALSELVSEGAVEHIGVSNFEPEQLDEAREKSDEPIFANQIECHPMLQQETLRAYGEEHDVNIVAYSPLARGSVFDASELGSIAEKHGVSEAQVSLAWLREKGITAIPKATGEEHVRDNWESLSLSLDAEDVETIDGLGRGQREVDPSFAPW; encoded by the coding sequence ATGGCACGATCCAGCAGTGACGACGTCCCGACGGCCGACGGCATGCCGATGCTGGGACTTGGGACCTGGGAGAACGAGGACGAAGAGGAGTGCGCCGAGAGCGTTCGCACGGCGCTGGAGATGGGCTATCGCCACATCGACACCGCGCAGGCCTACGGCAACGAGGAGAGCGTCGGCGAGGGGATCGCCCGCGCGGACGTCCCCCGCGAGGACGTCTTTCTGGCGACGAAGGTCTGGATCGAGAACCTCGCGTACGACGACGTGCTCGAGTCCACCCGCGAGAGCCTCGAGAAGCTCGGGACCGACTACGTCGACCTGCTGTACGTCCACTGGCCGGCCGGCGAGTACGACCCCGTAGAGACCTTCGATGCGCTCTCGGAGCTCGTCTCCGAGGGGGCAGTCGAGCACATCGGCGTCTCGAACTTCGAGCCCGAACAGCTCGACGAAGCCAGGGAGAAAAGCGACGAGCCGATCTTCGCGAACCAGATCGAGTGTCACCCCATGCTCCAGCAGGAGACGCTTCGTGCCTACGGCGAGGAGCACGACGTAAACATCGTGGCGTACTCCCCGCTCGCGCGCGGTTCGGTATTCGATGCGTCCGAGCTGGGCTCCATCGCGGAGAAACACGGGGTCAGCGAGGCCCAGGTCAGCCTCGCGTGGCTCCGCGAGAAGGGGATCACCGCGATCCCCAAGGCGACCGGCGAGGAGCACGTCCGCGACAACTGGGAGTCGCTCTCGCTCTCGCTCGACGCCGAGGACGTCGAGACGATCGACGGGCTCGGCCGCGGCCAGCGCGAGGTCGACCCCAGCTTCGCCCCCTGGTAG
- a CDS encoding glutaredoxin family protein, with amino-acid sequence MTFQPNQGLSQEEVTERVDNAIDENEVVLFMKGNRMMPQCGFSQRALDLITQYRDDVECVDTLESLEEYRAALSEHSGWETTPQTYVNGEFIGGSDVLTEMDERGELEPTLAND; translated from the coding sequence ATGACGTTCCAACCCAACCAGGGACTCTCGCAGGAGGAGGTCACCGAACGCGTCGACAACGCCATCGATGAGAACGAGGTCGTACTGTTCATGAAGGGCAACCGGATGATGCCCCAGTGTGGCTTCTCCCAGCGCGCGCTCGATCTGATCACCCAGTACCGCGACGACGTCGAGTGCGTCGACACCCTCGAGTCGCTCGAGGAGTACCGCGCGGCGCTCTCGGAACACAGCGGCTGGGAGACGACCCCTCAGACCTACGTGAACGGCGAGTTCATCGGCGGGAGCGACGTCCTCACGGAGATGGACGAACGCGGCGAACTCGAACCGACGCTCGCAAACGACTAA
- a CDS encoding phosphoadenosine phosphosulfate reductase family protein produces MTQNFPDYLDVDYEDGEGENPEDYSTLDAKIEKAIEVTRRGLEQYENPAVMWTGGKDSTLTLYFIKEVAEQFDLEVPPAVFIDHYQHFDEIHDFVEKWADEWDLEVIYARNEDVGEYVEEHGLEPGDDVPIEELNEQNRHHVRDLLEYEEDTFPFLLDTYVGNHLLKTVALNNALEEYDIDGVISGVRWDEQEARADETFFSPRHDPDIYPPHDRIQPILQFDEAAVWDAFWYVVVPETVEGYPEEGYVPESYDDLPEGISQEDIPISPKYFEGFRSLGSEISTERSEEEPAWLQDLDNTTERAGRAQDKEDLMERLRDLGYM; encoded by the coding sequence ATGACCCAGAACTTCCCCGACTACCTCGACGTCGACTACGAGGACGGCGAGGGCGAGAACCCCGAGGACTACTCGACGCTCGACGCCAAGATCGAGAAGGCCATCGAGGTCACCCGCCGCGGCCTCGAACAGTACGAGAACCCCGCCGTGATGTGGACCGGCGGGAAGGACTCGACGCTCACGCTCTACTTCATCAAGGAGGTCGCGGAGCAGTTCGACCTCGAGGTGCCGCCGGCGGTGTTCATCGACCACTACCAGCACTTCGACGAGATCCACGACTTCGTCGAGAAGTGGGCCGACGAGTGGGACCTCGAGGTCATCTACGCGCGCAACGAGGACGTCGGCGAGTACGTCGAGGAACACGGCCTCGAGCCCGGCGACGACGTTCCGATCGAGGAGCTCAACGAGCAGAACCGCCACCACGTCCGCGACCTGCTCGAGTACGAGGAGGACACCTTCCCGTTCCTGCTCGACACCTACGTCGGCAATCACCTGCTGAAGACGGTCGCGCTGAACAACGCCCTCGAGGAGTACGACATCGACGGCGTCATCTCGGGCGTTCGCTGGGACGAACAGGAGGCGCGTGCCGACGAGACGTTCTTCAGTCCGCGTCACGACCCCGACATCTACCCGCCCCACGACCGCATCCAGCCCATCCTCCAGTTCGACGAGGCCGCCGTCTGGGACGCGTTCTGGTACGTGGTCGTCCCCGAGACCGTCGAGGGCTACCCCGAGGAGGGCTACGTGCCCGAGAGCTACGACGACCTCCCCGAGGGCATCAGCCAGGAGGACATCCCGATCTCGCCGAAGTACTTCGAGGGCTTCCGCTCGCTCGGCAGCGAGATCAGCACCGAGCGATCCGAGGAGGAGCCCGCCTGGCTCCAGGACCTCGACAACACCACCGAACGCGCCGGCCGCGCCCAGGACAAGGAGGACCTGATGGAGCGCCTGCGCGACCTCGGCTACATGTAA
- a CDS encoding DUF7333 family protein: MKFDLPRTAAAFVVVLAIGVGVSMATPMATGTVLMMVLPSMVAFGLAMLALGVKHGEYRATRR; the protein is encoded by the coding sequence ATGAAGTTCGATCTCCCGAGGACGGCCGCGGCGTTCGTCGTCGTACTGGCGATCGGCGTCGGGGTCTCGATGGCGACGCCGATGGCGACCGGAACCGTCCTGATGATGGTCCTCCCGTCGATGGTCGCCTTCGGACTGGCGATGCTGGCGCTCGGCGTCAAACACGGCGAGTACCGGGCGACGCGGCGGTAG
- the gfcR gene encoding transcriptional regulator GfcR, producing the protein MKNVDDLIESAAELAEGGLSKGEIADELNVSRETASWLVERSGRTEPTTSRGKPADIHVDWSAVGRDSTRLGHVARAMADLLRKQGEGIDLTVGIEKAGVPMATMVGRELDTDLCTYAPRKHQWEEGDMEGLGGSFSRNFAAIRDRECYVIDDTVTSGTTMRETIEAIREQGGEPVACVVLVDKQGVEEIDGVPVYSLVQVIPVGSDE; encoded by the coding sequence ATGAAGAACGTTGACGACCTGATCGAGAGCGCGGCGGAGCTCGCGGAGGGGGGGCTCTCGAAGGGCGAGATCGCGGACGAACTCAACGTCTCGCGGGAGACGGCGAGCTGGCTGGTCGAGCGTAGCGGCCGGACCGAGCCGACGACCTCGCGGGGCAAACCCGCCGACATCCACGTCGACTGGAGCGCGGTCGGCCGCGACAGCACCCGCCTGGGCCACGTCGCCCGGGCGATGGCCGACCTGCTCAGAAAGCAGGGCGAGGGGATCGACCTCACCGTCGGCATCGAGAAGGCCGGCGTGCCGATGGCGACGATGGTGGGTCGCGAACTCGACACCGACCTCTGTACGTACGCCCCGCGCAAGCACCAGTGGGAGGAAGGAGACATGGAGGGCCTCGGCGGGAGCTTCTCGCGTAACTTCGCGGCGATTCGCGACCGCGAGTGTTACGTGATCGACGACACCGTCACCAGCGGCACGACGATGCGCGAGACGATCGAGGCGATCCGCGAGCAGGGCGGCGAGCCGGTCGCCTGTGTCGTGCTCGTCGACAAACAGGGCGTCGAGGAGATCGACGGCGTCCCGGTCTACTCGCTGGTGCAGGTCATCCCCGTCGGCAGCGACGAGTAG